A part of Aegilops tauschii subsp. strangulata cultivar AL8/78 chromosome 2, Aet v6.0, whole genome shotgun sequence genomic DNA contains:
- the LOC109770439 gene encoding glycolate oxidase 5, whose product MEITNVTEYQAIAKQKLPKMIYDYYASGAEDEWTLQENREAFARILFRPRILIDVSKIDMTTTILGFKLSMPIMISPTAMQKMAHPDGEYATARAASAAGTIMTLSSWATSSVEEVASTGPGIRFFQLYVYKDRKVVEQLVRRAEKAGFKAIALTVDTPRLGRREADIKNRFVLPPNLTLKNFEGLDLGKMDQANDSGLASYVAGQIDRTLSWKDVKWLQSITTMPILVKGVITAEDSRLAVENGAAGIIVSNHGARQLDYVPATISALEEVVKGAGGQIPVFLDGGVRRGTDVFKALALGAAGVFIGRPVVFSLAVAGEAGVSNVLKMLRDEFELTMALSGCNSLADITRNHVVTEADKFGVMPSRL is encoded by the exons ATGGAGATCACCAATGTCACAGAGTACCAGGCCATCGCCAAGCAGAAGCTTCCCAAGATGATCTACGACTACTACGCCTCCGGCGCCGAGGACGAGTGGACGCTCCAGGAGAACAGAGAGGCCTTTGCCAGGATCCT GTTCCGCCCGCGCATTCTCATCGATGTATCCAAAATCGACATGACAACAACTATCCTGGGGTTCAAGCTCTCAATGCCCATCATGATTTCCCCCACTGCCATGCAGAAGATGGCTCACCCAGATG GAGAGTATGCAACTGCCCGCGCAGCATCAGCAGCAGGCACTATAATG ACATTGTCGTCCTGGGCTACTTCGAGTGTTGAGGAGGTTGCCTCAACCGGACCAGGGATCCGTTTCTTCCAACTCTAT GTGTACAAGGACAGGAAGGTGGTCGAGCAGCTTGTGAGGAGAGCGGAAAAGGCTGGATTCAAGGCGATAGCGCTCACCGTGGACACCCCGCGACTTGGCCGCAGGGAAGCTGATATCAAGAACAG ATTTGTTTTGCCACCAAATTTGACACTCAAGAACTTTGAAGGTTTGGACCTCGGGAAAATGGACCAG GCTAACGATTCAGGACTAGCTTCATATGTCGCCGGTCAGATCGACCGCACACTGAGCTGGAAG GATGTGAAGTGGCTGCAGTCCATCACCACGATGCCGATCCTGGTGAAAGGAGTGATCACCGCAGAGGACAGCAGGCTCGCCGTGGAGAACGGCGCGGCCGGAATCATCGTGTCCAACCACGGCGCCCGGCAGCTGGACTACGTCCCGGCGACCATCAGCGCCCTGGAAGAGGTCGTGAAGGGTGCTGGCGGGCAGATCCCCGTCTTCCTGGACGGCGGTGTGCGCCGCGGCACCGACGTCTTCAAGGCGCTCGCTCTCGGCGCCGCCGGCGTCTTC ATCGGAAGGCCGGTGGTGTTCTCGCTGGCGGTGGCCGGGGAGGCCGGGGTGAGCAACGTGCTCAAGATGCTGCGCGACGAGTTCGAGCTGACCATGGCGCTCAGCGGCTGCAACTCGCTGGCCGACATCACCCGCAACCACGTCGTCACCGAGGCCGACAAATTCGGCGTCATGCCGTCCCGCTTGTAA
- the LOC109770440 gene encoding peroxisomal membrane protein 13 — MAGAPPKPWERAGAEGTSGPSPFKPPSGGSTSDVVEASGTAKPGETIAATERNMSANVNNSISRPMPQRPWQQTGYGNSYGGTGYGSNMYSSVGGYGSTYGSGGLYGNSMYSSYGGGGGLYGGSGMYGGGMYNSGMGSSYGGYGMGGMGGMGGMGGMGGMGGMGGMGPYGNPDPNSFGPPAAPPGFWVSFLRVMHGAVSFFGRVAFLVEQNTQAFYLFITAMLQLFDRSGMLYGELARFVLRLLGVRTKSKKGRVQGAEAPAFEGPGQQLFEAPKAANNSWDNVWGN; from the exons ATGGCAG GTGCACCACCAAAACCGTGGGAACGTGCTGGGGCTGAGGGAACATCCGGTCCGTCTCCTTTCAAACCACCATCTGGTGGCAGCACTAGCGATGTCGTCGAAGCTTCTGGTACAGCTAAACCTGGAGAAACCATTGCTGCTACAGAGAGGAACATGTCGGCCAATGTAAATAACTCCATCTCGAGGCCTATGCCCCAACGTCCTTGGCAGCAAACAGGCTATGGAAATTCCTATGGAG GAACAGGATACGGATCCAATATGTATAGTTCGGTTGGTGGATATGGCAGTACTTATGGTAGTGGCGGGCTCTATGGGAATAGCATGTACTCGAGCTATGGAGGAGGTGGCGGCCTCTATGGAGGTTCCGGGATGTATGGAGGAGGCATGTACAACAGTGGCATGGGAAGCTCTTATGGTGGTTACGGCATGGGTGGCATGGGCGGCATGGGTGGTATGGGCGGCATGGGTGGCATGGGCGGTATGGGTGGTATGGGTCCTTACGGCAATCCGGATCCAAATTCATTTGGCCCTCCCGCAGCACCACCGGGTTTCTGGGTGTCCTTCCTACGCGTG ATGCATGGTGCTGTCAGTTTCTTTGGGCGAGTTGCATTTCTCGTTGAACAAAACACACAAGCCTTCTATTTATTCATTACAGCTATGTTGCAG CTCTTTGATCGGTCTGGGATGCTTTACGGTGAGCTTGCGAGATTTGTCTTGCGCCTGCTAGGAGTCCGAACAAAGTCAAAGAAAGGCCGTGTTCAGGGCGCTGAGGCCCCTGCATTCGAGGGACCTGGCCAGCAGCTTTTTGAGGCACCAAAAGCCGCCAACAACTCATGGGACAATGTTTGGGGAAACTAA